From a region of the Desulforegula conservatrix Mb1Pa genome:
- a CDS encoding helix-turn-helix domain-containing protein — MDIYTEIYEAFMMALRYFVEKEGYGGRSFLAAKANISSALMTQILHKTKPKPVGKKLQGQLANACGHELDDFIELGRKLLSEGKTETITPDKKQQNHDLIEKNKSVSKISEDNLFPERLAILIKEKARVSQAEFCKKTGITTSYLSMILSGKRGPSADLISGVYIHYREFFDWLISGVDSDESMDLCADPIVQEHVGIVKKFSHKEQVKKINEHLLAIDKQYPENLKEVEWILQGMAAGLKFKFEVVNNSLLSGQSGDNRGKFKNGTED; from the coding sequence ATGGATATTTATACTGAAATATATGAAGCTTTCATGATGGCTCTTAGGTACTTTGTTGAGAAAGAGGGGTACGGCGGGCGTTCATTTTTAGCGGCTAAAGCTAATATTTCAAGTGCTTTGATGACCCAAATACTTCATAAAACTAAGCCGAAGCCTGTTGGTAAGAAATTACAGGGACAATTAGCAAACGCTTGCGGGCATGAACTTGATGACTTTATTGAATTAGGCAGAAAATTATTGTCAGAAGGCAAAACAGAAACAATAACACCCGACAAAAAACAACAGAACCATGATTTAATTGAAAAAAATAAATCCGTAAGTAAAATATCCGAAGATAATTTATTTCCTGAAAGACTTGCGATTCTCATCAAGGAGAAGGCCAGGGTTTCACAGGCGGAGTTTTGTAAAAAAACTGGAATAACAACAAGCTATTTGTCGATGATTTTAAGCGGCAAAAGAGGCCCATCCGCAGATTTAATTTCCGGTGTTTATATTCACTATAGAGAATTTTTTGATTGGTTAATTTCTGGCGTAGATTCAGATGAATCTATGGATTTATGTGCTGACCCAATTGTTCAAGAGCATGTTGGTATTGTAAAAAAATTCAGTCACAAAGAACAGGTCAAAAAAATCAATGAGCACCTGCTTGCAATAGACAAACAGTATCCAGAGAATCTGAAAGAGGTTGAATGGATTTTGCAGGGGATGGCGGCTGGTCTAAAATTCAAATTTGAGGTCGTCAATAACAGCTTATTATCAGGCCAATCAGGTGATAATAGGGGAAAGTTCAAGAACGGGACAGAGGACTGA
- a CDS encoding helix-turn-helix domain-containing protein, translating into MKHGYQTQIAKKAGVSDAFISFFFKGKKIPSWKTAKKLGAATDTDPILWAEGRFEEIKTVLSSKENKL; encoded by the coding sequence ATGAAACACGGATACCAAACTCAAATTGCAAAAAAGGCCGGGGTCAGCGACGCATTTATTTCTTTTTTTTTCAAAGGTAAAAAGATCCCTTCTTGGAAAACAGCCAAGAAATTAGGTGCTGCAACAGACACTGATCCTATCTTATGGGCAGAAGGCCGTTTCGAGGAAATAAAGACAGTCCTTAGCTCAAAAGAAAACAAGCTTTAA
- a CDS encoding AAA family ATPase codes for MIKKVITKNIKGSSFEMDVERLTLFTGKVGSGKTTVANAIAITLLGYYPAGTETIKQNGAIFDAFSSDPETMTTGVVLDNGTRLERSLTKTKSGSVTEKLTINGKKVTKPEYSNAIYSSGLILFDVGLFTEASNQKKAEIIFSMFSVTETFDIETRIEDARDGIKRMQETIRGIDRTIEQQRVYRSSQNPPPGNVAQIRDIISTAEVELEAAIRECEAAKISEARFRKEQEESLQSEQQQPAAAPSLVDDTVPAPEEQPIPAKPHTDALITDGDILNKPAPLPQVLIRNDATSPKDSIIKIIDAMVVTGCSSTCFAVMVAKQELRKYAA; via the coding sequence ATGATTAAAAAGGTCATTACAAAAAATATAAAAGGCTCATCCTTTGAAATGGATGTCGAAAGACTCACCCTGTTCACTGGTAAGGTGGGAAGCGGTAAAACAACGGTAGCCAACGCCATTGCCATCACGCTGCTTGGTTATTATCCTGCTGGTACAGAAACAATCAAACAGAACGGAGCAATATTCGACGCATTCTCTTCTGATCCGGAAACAATGACAACAGGAGTCGTTCTAGACAACGGGACCAGGCTTGAACGGAGTCTTACAAAAACCAAATCAGGTAGCGTAACCGAAAAGCTGACCATCAATGGTAAAAAGGTAACCAAACCAGAATACTCCAACGCTATATATAGTTCAGGCCTGATACTTTTTGATGTGGGGTTATTTACTGAAGCATCAAACCAGAAAAAAGCCGAAATAATTTTCAGCATGTTTTCTGTTACTGAGACATTCGACATTGAGACCAGAATAGAAGATGCCAGGGATGGCATAAAGAGAATGCAGGAAACAATCCGGGGTATAGACCGAACCATCGAACAGCAGAGAGTTTACAGATCTTCCCAAAATCCTCCTCCAGGGAATGTGGCCCAGATAAGGGATATAATCAGCACGGCAGAAGTTGAACTTGAAGCAGCAATAAGGGAATGCGAAGCAGCAAAGATATCAGAAGCACGGTTCAGGAAAGAGCAGGAGGAGTCTCTCCAATCGGAGCAGCAACAGCCTGCTGCTGCTCCGTCGCTTGTTGATGATACCGTCCCTGCTCCCGAAGAACAACCTATTCCAGCAAAGCCACATACAGATGCACTGATAACTGATGGCGATATCTTAAATAAACCAGCACCACTTCCACAAGTTCTAATTCGTAATGACGCAACCAGCCCCAAAGATTCTATCATAAAAATTATTGATGCAATGGTCGTAACTGGATGTTCAAGCACTTGCTTTGCGGTAATGGTCGCAAAACAAGAACTCAGAAAATACGCGGCATAA
- a CDS encoding ATP-dependent helicase, whose protein sequence is MLDSNQKAAVDSNHSSIMCVACPGSGKTTTLIARIARLIQDGVSPYEIMAFTFTRASSQEMKERLQASIGKAAEHVTIGTMHSVCLQLLKRFPEFAGIVSEDDISIYGEFEEDFLLKDEASIRGYFKDGKWKKVTGKAVKAELMQIYAKLMPASNTSAGDIAGGLERRLLENNALTHGSIITRTLQTLKLYSGMLNIKHILCDECQDNDFAQWSLIIEMTELFSANLFLCGDIDQSIYSFRGAEPYLMLNYMRTFEIHCLDINYRSTPQIVDAATRVITNNEKRKPIFMSAARGGEDNWDVTLIDSCDSAKTAQVLKDKLAEGCTPESIAVLSRNHGFLAKLSFLLGESEVEHTYTGKDSGDFKKEGFCRLNSMIRLALNPLDNFAFAMSRKVLHVSDEDFLQVRLKATQDLTSHFNAWKAMGGRYSIYEERNQLTLSGAVARAFNMYLGCEESPTASIDEYTAAIAATKIADEWAHTNPALHTSPLTLSGPKYLEWLSFYSDQEDRRKKSKGIQLMTIHASKGLEFPVVYVVGMNEDIMPSKQAKSTDDMEAERRLAYVAMTRAKNELFLCVRPEKSISDYGKEIETPVSRFVLEALGI, encoded by the coding sequence ATGCTTGATTCAAACCAGAAAGCGGCTGTTGACTCAAATCATTCTTCAATTATGTGTGTGGCATGTCCTGGTTCAGGCAAGACGACAACTCTTATCGCCAGAATAGCGAGGCTCATACAGGACGGCGTGTCTCCTTATGAAATAATGGCATTCACCTTTACCCGTGCATCTTCACAGGAAATGAAGGAAAGGCTCCAGGCTTCGATAGGAAAAGCAGCTGAGCATGTGACCATCGGAACGATGCACAGTGTATGCCTTCAGCTCCTTAAGAGATTTCCTGAATTTGCAGGGATCGTGTCGGAAGACGACATCTCTATATACGGTGAGTTTGAAGAAGATTTCCTTTTAAAAGACGAAGCCTCAATACGAGGATATTTCAAAGACGGTAAATGGAAAAAGGTTACAGGCAAAGCTGTAAAGGCAGAGCTGATGCAAATATACGCCAAGCTCATGCCTGCATCAAATACGTCAGCAGGAGACATTGCAGGAGGTCTTGAAAGAAGACTTCTTGAGAACAATGCGTTGACCCACGGTTCAATCATTACAAGGACACTCCAGACACTCAAGCTTTATTCCGGAATGCTGAATATCAAGCATATTCTATGCGATGAGTGCCAGGATAACGACTTTGCACAATGGTCGCTTATCATCGAAATGACTGAGCTGTTCAGTGCCAATCTGTTCTTATGCGGTGATATTGACCAGTCCATCTATTCGTTTCGTGGTGCTGAGCCTTATCTGATGCTTAATTATATGCGTACCTTTGAAATACATTGTCTGGATATCAATTACAGAAGCACTCCTCAGATAGTAGACGCAGCAACCAGAGTAATAACCAACAATGAGAAAAGAAAACCGATATTCATGTCAGCGGCAAGAGGTGGTGAGGATAACTGGGATGTAACACTCATTGACTCATGTGACTCTGCCAAAACGGCACAGGTTCTTAAAGACAAGCTTGCAGAAGGTTGCACTCCTGAATCAATAGCTGTCTTGTCTCGAAACCATGGATTCCTTGCAAAGCTATCTTTTCTGCTTGGAGAGTCAGAAGTTGAGCATACATACACAGGAAAAGATTCAGGCGACTTTAAGAAAGAAGGCTTTTGCAGGCTCAATTCCATGATCAGACTTGCTCTGAATCCTCTTGATAATTTTGCCTTCGCAATGTCCCGCAAGGTGCTGCATGTTTCTGATGAGGATTTTTTACAGGTGCGCCTTAAGGCCACCCAGGATCTGACAAGCCATTTCAATGCATGGAAGGCAATGGGCGGCAGATACTCAATCTACGAAGAGCGCAACCAGTTAACTCTTTCAGGAGCTGTTGCAAGAGCCTTCAATATGTATCTCGGTTGCGAGGAGTCTCCGACTGCTTCGATAGATGAATACACGGCTGCCATAGCCGCGACAAAGATTGCAGACGAATGGGCGCACACTAATCCAGCCCTTCATACAAGCCCCCTGACACTCAGTGGCCCCAAATATCTTGAATGGCTGTCCTTCTATTCTGATCAGGAGGACAGGAGGAAAAAATCCAAGGGCATCCAGCTGATGACAATCCATGCAAGTAAAGGCCTTGAATTCCCGGTTGTGTATGTTGTCGGCATGAATGAAGACATTATGCCTTCCAAACAGGCTAAATCGACCGACGACATGGAAGCCGAAAGACGACTTGCTTATGTGGCCATGACAAGAGCCAAAAACGAACTTTTTTTATGCGTAAGGCCAGAAAAGAGCATTTCAGATTACGGCAAAGAAATTGAAACACCAGTTTCGAGATTCGTACTGGAAGCTTTAGGCATATAA
- a CDS encoding DUF7694 domain-containing protein, translated as MPELSRQERKALKKENLKRPAVLTKMPKEDWPKQGLYPGLVEVWISRAFLVQVVHESLDGYRLSVCRTSVTAGGQYVDGITWEELQDIKRQVGMGDKYAIEVYPRDQDIVNVANMRHLFVLPQPLRIGWFKRSDGSIA; from the coding sequence ATGCCGGAACTATCACGCCAAGAACGCAAGGCTTTAAAAAAAGAAAACCTAAAACGGCCAGCAGTATTAACAAAAATGCCAAAAGAAGATTGGCCAAAACAAGGACTTTATCCAGGTTTGGTAGAAGTATGGATAAGCAGAGCATTCCTTGTGCAGGTAGTCCATGAATCTCTGGATGGCTACAGGCTTTCTGTTTGTCGCACATCCGTTACTGCTGGTGGTCAATATGTTGATGGAATCACATGGGAAGAGCTTCAGGATATCAAACGTCAGGTCGGCATGGGGGACAAATACGCCATCGAGGTTTACCCAAGAGACCAGGACATAGTTAATGTAGCGAATATGAGACATCTGTTTGTTTTGCCTCAACCTCTGAGGATTGGTTGGTTCAAAAGAAGCGATGGAAGCATTGCTTGA